CTCCTCGGCGCGCTCGGCGTACTCGTCGGGCGTGTAGGTCTTGAGTTCGAGCGCGTGGATGTCGTCGGTCATGTGGTCGCCCAGCGCGTCGTAGACCAGTTCGTGTTGGGCGACGAGCGGTTCGCCCTCGAACGCGGGCGAGACGACGGTGGCCGCAAGGTGGTCCTCGTCGTCCACGCCGCGGGGGTGGCTGACGGTCGCCTCGGCGTCTTCGAGATTCGATTCGATGAGTTCCTT
This region of Halorussus salinus genomic DNA includes:
- a CDS encoding BolA family protein gives rise to the protein MNADDVKELIESNLEDAEATVSHPRGVDDEDHLAATVVSPAFEGEPLVAQHELVYDALGDHMTDDIHALELKTYTPDEYAERAEE